The genomic region ATGCTACATTTCTTAGAACTGCGGTTAACTGTGTCCGAGTAGCCCGGGGCCAGGAGGAATTTAGTGCAACAGAGTTCTTGAAGGAAGTACGCATGAAGCTAAAGGCTTTGGAGATGGGGGAGGAGGTATTATCTCGACAGGTTAATGTTGGTTTTTCGGGTGGTGAAAAAAAGCGTAATGAGGTTTTGCAGATGGCAATGTTAGAGCCTCGGCTTGCTGTTCTTGATGAGACTGATTCAGGGCTGGATATAGATGCCTTAAAAATTGTAGCAGAGGGTGTAAATAAGCTGAGAAGTTCCGATCGTTCTATGTTGATAATAACCCACTATCAGAGACTGCTCGACTATATTGTGCCAGATAAAGTGCATGTTCTCGCCGAGGGAAGAATAGCTCGTTCTGGTGGGAAAGAATTGGCTATTGAGTTAGAAGAAAAAGGTTACTCCGAATTCTCTGGCGCTGCGTTGTAGAAATATANGGTGGCTTAAAGTCTTATGTTAACAGCGAAAATTCATAACGATTTTTACTCTGAATATTTCGGAAACGTAAAATCGGATCTCCCTGGTGCAAAACTCCAATGGCTTGCCCGCGCTAGAACGGAGGCTATTGAGCGGTTTCTGGAATGTGGGTATCCAACAGTGAATGTTGAGGAGTGGAAGCATACTAATCTACTGAAACAAGGCGATTTCTTTCCGGTCATGGGAGGGCCATCAGTCAACGAGGTGAGAGAAAGAGACATAGAGGATCTTTTGCTGGATTCTATTCCCTCACATCGGATGGTTTTTGTTAATGGTTTCTTTTGTCAGAGGCTGTCAGATGTTGGTGCTCTACCCGCGGGACTGCGACTGACAACCGCGGGAGAAATGTTGGTAGAACAACCAGAGCTTTTGGAGGAACATTGGAGCCAGCCTTGGGGTTTTTTGGAACATCGCTTGTCGGGATTGAAAGATCCTAAG from Rhodospirillaceae bacterium harbors:
- the sufC gene encoding Fe-S cluster assembly ATPase SufC, producing the protein MLEITDLHAAVDGKQVLRGVDLKIGPGELHAVMGPNGSGKSTLAYVLSGRDGYDIERGEIIYDGKSLLELAPEKRAEQGXFLAFQYPVEIPGVSNATFLRTAVNCVRVARGQEEFSATEFLKEVRMKLKALEMGEEVLSRQVNVGFSGGEKKRNEVLQMAMLEPRLAVLDETDSGLDIDALKIVAEGVNKLRSSDRSMLIITHYQRLLDYIVPDKVHVLAEGRIARSGGKELAIELEEKGYSEFSGAAL